From the Salmo trutta chromosome 2, fSalTru1.1, whole genome shotgun sequence genome, one window contains:
- the atp6v1ab gene encoding V-type proton ATPase catalytic subunit A: MDLSKLPKIRDEEKESEFGYVHGVSGPVVTATAMAGAAMYELVRVGHSELVGEIIRLEGDMATIQVYEETSGVSVGDPVLRTGKPLSVELGPGIMGSIFDGIQRPLKDINDLTQSIYIPRGVNIGALNRDLKWEFSPVKSLRVGSHITGGDIYGMVFENSLIKHKIMLPPRNRGTVTYVAPPGNYDVSDVVLELEFEGMKEKFTMVQVWPVRQIRPVTEKLPANHPLLTGQRVLDALFPCVQGGTTAIPGAFGCGKTVISQSLSKYSNSDVIVYVGCGERGNEMSEVLRDFPELTMEVDGKTESIMKRTALVANTSNMPVAAREASIYTGITLSEYFRDMGYNVSMMADSTSRWAEALREISGRLAEMPADSGYPAYLGARLASFYERAGRVKCLGNPEREGSVSIVGAVSPPGGDFSDPVTSATLGIVQVFWGLDKKLAQRKHFPSVNWLISYSKYTRALDEYYDKHFPEFVPLRTKAKEILQEEEDLAEIVQLVGKASLAETDKITLEVAKLLKDDFLQQNGYTPYDRFCPFYKTVGILSNIIAFYDMARHAVETTAQSDNKITWSMIREHLGEVLYRLSSMKFKDPVKEGETKIKADYAQLLEDMQNSFRSLED, from the exons ATGGACCTGTCTAAACTGCCAAAGATCCGGGATGAGGAGAAGGAGAGCGAGTTTGGATACGTCCATGGAGTATCCGGCCCAG tGGTGACTGCCACTGCCATGGCGGGAGCGGCCATGTATGAGCTGGTGAGAGTGGGCCACAGTGAGCTGGTGGGAGAGATCATCAGGCTGGAGGGAGACATGGCCACCATCCAGGTCTACGAGGAGACAT CGGGCGTGTCTGTTGGGGACCCAGTGCTGCGGACAGGAAAGCCTCTGTCTGTGGAGCTGGGCCCAGGCATCATGGGCTCCATCTTTGACGGTATCCAGCGCCCCCTAAAGGACATCAACGACCTAACCCAGAGCATCTACATCCCCCGCGGAGTCAACATCGGAGCCCTCAACCGAGACCTGAAATGGGAGTTCTCCCCCGTCAAGAGCTTACGG GTGGGCAGTCACATCACAGGGGGTGATATCTACGGGATGGTGTTTGAGAACTCCCTCATCAAGCACAAGATCATGCTGCccccgaggaacagaggaaccGTCACCTATGTGGCTCCTCCCGGAAACTATGATGTCTCG GACGTGGTGTTGGAGCTGGAGTTTGAGGGTATGAAGGAGAAGTTCACCATGGTTCAGGTCTGGCCGGTGCGACAGATTCGCCCGGTTACAGAGAAGTTACCGGCCAATCACCCACTGCTGACCGGACAGAGAGTACTGGACGCCCTCTTCCC gtgtgtcCAGGGAGGAACCACAGCCATCCCCGGAGCCTTTGGCTGTGGTAAAACTGtcatctcccagtccctgtccaaGTACTCCAACAGTGACGTCATCGTCTACGTAGGCTGCGGGGAGCGCGGGAACGAGATGTCAGAAGTATTGCGAGATTTCCCCGAG CTGACCATGGAGGTGGATGGGAAGACTGAGAGCATCATGAAGAGAACAGCGCTGGTGGCCAACACCTCCAACATGCCTGTGGCTGCTAGAGAGGCCTCCATCTACACAG GGATCACGCTGTCTGAGTACTTCAGGGACATGGGCTACAACGTGAGCATGATGGCTGACTCCACCTCTCGATGGGCCGAGGCTCTCAGGGAGATCTCTGGTCGACTGGCTGAGATGCCCGCTG ACAGTGGTTATCCTGCCTACCTGGGTGCCCGTCTGGCGTCATTCTACGAGCGTGCTGGCAGGGTGAAGTGTCTGGGCaacccagagagagagggcagtgtcAGCATCGTGGGGGC TGTGTCTCCCCCTGGTGGTGACTTCTCTGATCCTGTGACATCGGCTACCCTGGGTATCGTGCAG gtgttcTGGGGTCTGGATAAGAAGCTGGCCCAGAGGAAGCACTTCCCGTCAGTCAACTGGCTGATCAGCTACAGTAAGTACACGCGGGCGCTGGACGAGTACTACGACAAGCACTTCCCTGAGTTCGTCCCGCTGCGCACCAAGGCTAAGGAGATTCTGCAAGAGGAGGAGGACCTGGCTGAGATCGTACAGCTGGTCGGCAAG GCCTCGCTGGCCGAAACTGATAAGATCACCCTGGAGGTGGCCAAGCTCCTCAAGGATGACTTCCTGCAACAGAACGGTTACACCCCCTATGACAG GTTCTGTCCCTTCTATAAGACTGTTGGCATCCTGTCCAACATAATAGCCTTCTATGACATGGCGCGGCACGCAGTGGAGACCACGGCTCAGAGCGACAACAAGATCACCTGGTCCATGATCAGAGAACACCTGGGAGAGGTCCTCTACAGACTCAGCTCCATGAAGTTCAAG GACccagtgaaggagggagagaccaAGATCAAGGCTGACTACGCCCAGCTGCTGGAGGACATGCAGAACTCCTTCCGCAGCCTGGAGGACTGA
- the LOC115151444 gene encoding protein Aster-C: MVKQHYGNDLGLRIVEIESLQTSAESTTQKHTSMTVRPGGEDSGRPSTLRLQPGDQSSFEPTAPQGEDLPSPLGQSSINSGNTDDACSTSSRCTPDPSLDRSAPERVSKRSELSLDLNSNLDRFSEQSGSETAEEEERVSVSQQHGRLYVNTVFNISAEKMFELLFTESHFIRRFMNARKITNAVLTRWQSDASGSMKRSLNYTITITNPLVGKFSTATENQILYKEFREGQYYLVDSEVYTHDVPYHDYFYTQNRYCIIRHSKRKCRLRVYTDVKYKKQPWGLVKSFITKNSWSGLEDYFRHLESELMEEEAELNQGCGDSGKMIGGLRHWRRRTFSRTLQEHLKPSKQYEPDLDPHREGKTDPIDMKGPPRWNISTIIAGMSVILLILTVLNLGLFFKLWAMEDVANRMYLSTKHHLRERTESSFAADFFPEPAPTYRTREETLLLKAVLQDSINLLEQLRSSLSLLQQKFVTNRTAILQ; encoded by the exons ATGGTCAAGCAGCATTATGGCAATGACCTGGGCCTGAGGATTGTAGAGATAGAAAGTCTACAGACATCAGCAGAATCAACCACGCAGAAACACACCAG CATGACTGTGAGGCCTGGTGGAGAGGACTCTGGGAGGCCGTCTACTCTGCGCCTCCAGCCGGGGGATCAGAGCTCCTTTGAGCCCACTGCGCCCCAGGGAGAGGACCTACCCTCACCCCTCGGACAGAGCTCCATCAACTCAGGAAACACG GATGATGCTTGCAGCACCTCGTCTCGGTGTACTCCTGACCCATCCCTGGACCGCTCTGCCCCGGAGCGGGTCTCCAAGCGCTCTGAGCTCTCTCTGGACCTCAACTCTAACTTGGACCGCTTCTCTGAACAGAGCGGCTCGGAGACTGCAGAGGAGG AGGAGAGGGTGAGTGTCTCCCAGCAGCATGGCAGGCTCTATGTGAATACGGTTTTCAACATCAGTGCAGAAAAGATGTTTGAACTGCTCTTTACCGAATCCCACTTCATACGAAGATTCATGAATGCCAGGAAGATCACCA ATGCCGTCCTGACACGGTGGCAGAGTGACGCGTCCGGCTCCATGAAGAGGAGTCTCAActacaccatcaccatcaccaaccCTCTGGTGGGCAAGTTCTCCACCGCCACGGAGAACCAG ATCCTGTACAAGGAGTTCAGGGAAGGTCAGTACTACCTCGTCGACTCGGAGGTCTACACACATGACGTCCCGTACCACGACTACTTCTACACTCAGAACCGCTACTGTATCATCCGCCATTCCAAACGCAAATGTCGACTCAG GGTGTACACTGATGTGAAGTATAAGAAGCAGCCGTGGGGGCTGGTCAAGTCCTTCATCACCAAGAACTCCTGGAGTGGCCTGGAGGACTACTTCAGACACCTGG AATCTGAGCTGATGGAAGAGGAGGCGGAGCTGAACCAGGGATGCGGAGACTCCGGTAAGATGATTGGCGGGTTGCGTCATTGGCGGAGAAGGACGTTCAGTCGGACACTACAGGAGCACCTGAAGCCCAGCAAGCAATACGAGCCCGACCTAGACCCTCACAGAGAGGGCAAGACGG ATCCCATAGATATGAAGGGTCCACCTCGCTGGAACATCTCTACCATCATAGCTGGGATGAGTGTCAT TCTGCTGATCCTAACAGTACTGaacctggggctgttttttaagCTGTGGGCCATGGAGGATGTGGCCAACCGCATGTACCTGAGCACCAAGCACCACCTCCGGGAGAGGACCGAGAGCAG TTTTGCTGCTGACTTCTTTCCCGAACCGGCCCCAACATACAGGACCAGAGAGGAGACTTTGCTGCTGAAAGCAGTGCTGCAGGACTCCATTAACCTATTGGAGCAG CTCCGCAGTTCTCTGTCGCTGCTTCAGCAGAAATTTGTAACCAACAGAACAGCAATTCTGCAGTGA
- the LOC115148802 gene encoding protein Aster-B-like: MDQVSRSGVGSDVTDETASMGEYRWSSEEHEMSDPQGQCLAAPQALPAPTYKQRVEEFKKLFRELPESERLIMDYTCALQTDILLQGRLYLSENWLCFYSNMFRGTKIALTLRDIKAMYREKTARMIPNAIQICTDSEKLFFTSFSAREKSYQGVFRMWQNTLMDKREEAIEEARTRLHSPTN, encoded by the exons ATGGACCAGGTTTCCCGGTCAGGGGTTGGCAGTGATGTCACAGACGAGACCgcctccatgggggagtacaggTGGAGCTCTGAGGAACATGAG ATGTCCGACCCTCAGGGCCAGTGTCTGGCCGCCCCCCAAGCCCTGCCAGCCCCCACCTACAAACAGAGGGTTGAGGAGTTCAAGAAGCTGTTCAGAGAACTGCCTGAGTCGGAGAGACTCATCATGG ACTATACCTGTGCCCTCCAGACAGACATCCTACTGCAGGGACGCCTCTACCTGTCAGAGAACTGGCTCTGTTTCTATAGCAACATGTTTCGGGGGACAAAG ATAGCCTTGACTCTGAGGGACATCAAGGCCATGTACAGAGAGAAGACAGCACGGATGATCCCCAATGCCATTCAGATCTGCACAGACTCAGAGAAG TTGTTCTTCACTTCCTTCTCAGCCAGAGAGAAGAGTTACCAGGGAGTGTTCCGGATGTGGCAGAACACTCTGATGGACAAG CGGGAGGAAGCCATCGAGGAGGCGAGGACACGCCTCCATTCGCCTACTAACTAA
- the zdhhc23b gene encoding palmitoyltransferase ZDHHC23-B isoform X1, whose amino-acid sequence MKKRANEALELDEPLCCCEYVDRQGGRSHVAACCCDCEDLDDACDRWLKKEPQKADSLSRLVTMVSDRLRVPWFWGGARRVDLSVLPPLLLLPVLLHIAALHFLLGMVVLTTLPVLVLWYYYVIHRKKGRTLFFLSLALFSLGYMYYLFLTEVFPRGGVGLTQLGTVTLGVALTLASLIHTKREPGYVLPHTADVHSTVTYHSSPSDRDPAHTGLNGVGQEVVLANRGSGSEQQGQGVEQRESGRSRKWCSTCRVVRPPRAGHCRICGVCVLRLDHHCVWINSCVGQANHRSFLSTLLLFLLTSLYGISLVLRSVCPQQNLLSALLYCPGVYNQYSSALCFTCAWYSSIVTGGLLHLLVLQLINVSYNVTEREVRIALRDKTARSHYWGLVVDTGVYSHGFRGNWAEFLTMGEGLHTPSPSLTDLV is encoded by the exons aTGAAGAAGCGAGCCAATGAGGCGTTGGAGCTGGATGAGCCTCTGTGCTGCTGTGAGTATGTGGACCGTCAGGGGGGGCGGAGCCATGTGGCAGCCTGCTGCTGTGACTGTGAGGACCTGGACGATGCCTGTGACAG ATGGCTGAAGAAAGAGCCCCAGAAGGCAGATTCACTGTCCCGTCTGGTTACCATGGTGAGCGACCGCCTCCGTGTTCCCTGGTTCTGGGGCGGAGCCCGGCGTGTTGATCTATCGGTGCTGCCCCCACTGCTcctacttcctgtcctcctacaCATCGCAGCCCTTCACTTCCTGTTGGGCATGGTGGTTCTGACCACTCTACCGGTACTGGTTCTATGGTACTACTACGTCATCCACCGTAAGAAGGGCCGGACTCTGTTCTTCCTCAGCCTGGCCCTGTTCTCCCTGGGCTACATGTACTACCTCTTCCTCACCGAGGTCTTCCCCAGGGGGGGTGTAGGGCTGACCCAGCTGGGTACAGTGACCCTTGGGGTGGCCCTCACTCTGGCCTCACTCATCCACACCAAGAGAGAGCCCGGCTACGTACTGCCTCACACGGCCGACGTCCACAGCACGGTGACCTATCACAGCTCACCTTCGGACAGAGACCCCGCCCACACCGGCCTCAATGGGGTCGGGCAGGAAGTGGTGCTAGCCAATCGGGGGAGTGGGTCGGAGCAGCAGGGCCAAGGGGTGGAGCAGAGGGAGAGTGGGCGGAGCAGGAAGTGGTGCTCTACGTGCAGGGTGGTGCGGCCCCCCAGGGCGGGACACTGCAGGATCTGTGGTGTCTGTGTCCTGAGGCTGGACCACCACTGTGTCTG GATAAATAGTTGTGTGGGCCAGGCCAATCACCGCAGCTTCCTGTCgacactcctcctcttcctgttgaCCTCTCTGTATGGGATCAGTCTGGTGCTGCGCAGCGTGTGTCCCCAACAGAACCTGCTCAGCGCCCTGCTCTACTGCCCAGGTGTCTACAATCAGTACAG ctcGGCACTGTGTTTCACCTGTGCGTGGTACAGCAGCATAGTGACGGGTGGCCTGCTACACCTGCTGGTCCTGCAGCTCATCAACGTCAGCTACAACGTGACGGAGCGAGAGGTGCGCATCGCCCTCCGAGACAAGACCGCCCGCAGCCACTACTGGGGCCTCGTCGTTGACACGGGAGTCTACTCACATGGTTTCCGTGGCAACTGGGCAGAGTTCCTGACAATGGGAGAAGGCCTGCACACACCCTCACCCAGTCTCACTGACTTGGTGTAG
- the zdhhc23b gene encoding palmitoyltransferase ZDHHC23-B isoform X2, with protein sequence MKKRANEALELDEPLCCCEYVDRQGGRSHVAACCCDCEDLDDACDRWLKKEPQKADSLSRLVTMVSDRLRVPWFWGGARRVDLSVLPPLLLLPVLLHIAALHFLLGMVVLTTLPVLVLWYYYVIHRKKGRTLFFLSLALFSLGYMYYLFLTEVFPRGGVGLTQLGTVTLGVALTLASLIHTKREPGYVLPHTADVHSTVTYHSSPSDRDPAHTGLNGVGQEVVLANRGSGSEQQGQGVEQRESGRSRKWCSTCRVVRPPRAGHCRICGVCVLRLDHHCVCCVGQANHRSFLSTLLLFLLTSLYGISLVLRSVCPQQNLLSALLYCPGVYNQYSSALCFTCAWYSSIVTGGLLHLLVLQLINVSYNVTEREVRIALRDKTARSHYWGLVVDTGVYSHGFRGNWAEFLTMGEGLHTPSPSLTDLV encoded by the exons aTGAAGAAGCGAGCCAATGAGGCGTTGGAGCTGGATGAGCCTCTGTGCTGCTGTGAGTATGTGGACCGTCAGGGGGGGCGGAGCCATGTGGCAGCCTGCTGCTGTGACTGTGAGGACCTGGACGATGCCTGTGACAG ATGGCTGAAGAAAGAGCCCCAGAAGGCAGATTCACTGTCCCGTCTGGTTACCATGGTGAGCGACCGCCTCCGTGTTCCCTGGTTCTGGGGCGGAGCCCGGCGTGTTGATCTATCGGTGCTGCCCCCACTGCTcctacttcctgtcctcctacaCATCGCAGCCCTTCACTTCCTGTTGGGCATGGTGGTTCTGACCACTCTACCGGTACTGGTTCTATGGTACTACTACGTCATCCACCGTAAGAAGGGCCGGACTCTGTTCTTCCTCAGCCTGGCCCTGTTCTCCCTGGGCTACATGTACTACCTCTTCCTCACCGAGGTCTTCCCCAGGGGGGGTGTAGGGCTGACCCAGCTGGGTACAGTGACCCTTGGGGTGGCCCTCACTCTGGCCTCACTCATCCACACCAAGAGAGAGCCCGGCTACGTACTGCCTCACACGGCCGACGTCCACAGCACGGTGACCTATCACAGCTCACCTTCGGACAGAGACCCCGCCCACACCGGCCTCAATGGGGTCGGGCAGGAAGTGGTGCTAGCCAATCGGGGGAGTGGGTCGGAGCAGCAGGGCCAAGGGGTGGAGCAGAGGGAGAGTGGGCGGAGCAGGAAGTGGTGCTCTACGTGCAGGGTGGTGCGGCCCCCCAGGGCGGGACACTGCAGGATCTGTGGTGTCTGTGTCCTGAGGCTGGACCACCACTGTGTCTG TTGTGTGGGCCAGGCCAATCACCGCAGCTTCCTGTCgacactcctcctcttcctgttgaCCTCTCTGTATGGGATCAGTCTGGTGCTGCGCAGCGTGTGTCCCCAACAGAACCTGCTCAGCGCCCTGCTCTACTGCCCAGGTGTCTACAATCAGTACAG ctcGGCACTGTGTTTCACCTGTGCGTGGTACAGCAGCATAGTGACGGGTGGCCTGCTACACCTGCTGGTCCTGCAGCTCATCAACGTCAGCTACAACGTGACGGAGCGAGAGGTGCGCATCGCCCTCCGAGACAAGACCGCCCGCAGCCACTACTGGGGCCTCGTCGTTGACACGGGAGTCTACTCACATGGTTTCCGTGGCAACTGGGCAGAGTTCCTGACAATGGGAGAAGGCCTGCACACACCCTCACCCAGTCTCACTGACTTGGTGTAG